A segment of the Cenarchaeum symbiosum A genome:
TCAAAGATCTCCCCGAGATGGTACTCGAATAGAATGCCCCTCTCTGCTCCATCAAGCACCGCAAACCCCGCGCCTATCATTGTGGTCCCGCCGGGGCTGATTGCAATCCCCTTTGGATGGATAGAATCGCCCAGCGTGAGCATGCTGTCGTGGTACGCGGGCCCCGGGATCACAAACTGCTCCGGGAATATCTTGCCGTTGGGGCCCTCGACTGCCCCTGCCCCGAATATGAGCTCCAGGCTTGTCTGGTTCAGCGCCCCGGTGGCGTTTGGATCAAACCTGAACGATACAATGTGGGGCTCTGCATCCACGGGCTCCGCATCTTCTGCTCCAAGGCTGGTCGTGCCGTCGTTGATCTCCATTCTAGATGCGTTGGCTGCAACAAGTGGGCGGTCAAATGCAACCTGCAGCAGGCCGTCCGCGCCAAGTTCCGCGGATATTAGGGCAATCGGGGGGCTCCGCAGCTCGGCGGATGCGGCATCTGCCGCGGCGGGCGCGCTTGCGGAATTCCTCTTCCTCACGTGCTCCAACTCATACTCGTCAAGTATGACGGGCCCGCCCGGGTCGTCTTCGGGATACAAAAAGAAGCTGGCCGACCTTCCAATTTCGAGCACCCCCGGGGAATCCCCCGCGTGGATCCCTGTCGAGTCCACCTCTGCAATCCCCGGTTCTTCGAGCACCGTTATGTTGTTCGTACTCGTTACGGGGTACCCGCCGAACTCAAAGTACGCCATCACGCGGTTTCCCTCGTCGAGGCCAAACAGCGTGCGGCCGTCATCCGAGAATGAGAGGGCCTCTAGAGACTCTACTCCCGTAAAGAAGCTCCCCACACGCGTGGCATTGAGCACGTTATACGCTGCATCGAGCGCAAAGTGGTGCACCTGGCCCTCGTCGTCGGAGACGTACAGCGCGTCACCCTGGCGCGAGAATGCCAAGTCGGTCGGGGTTATCATGTCAAGCTCAAGGCCGCCTTCATATGCGGCACCTGTCACATTGTACGGCGTGCCCAGGCCGTACTGGTACACTATGTTGTTGGCGCCTCCGGCGACTAGCATTCTTGTTCCGTCATCAGACAGGGCGACCCCCGATGGGTCGATATCGCGCTCCGAGACGTCGAACTGTCCCATCAGGACGGCGCTGCTTGTGTCGTACGCGCCCGGCAGCGCGACCCTGTGCACGGCGGCGGGGCTGCTGCCCGACGTGTACATCTCCGTCCCGCCCGCGGGAAAATACAGCCCCTCGGGCGACGTCTGCCATGGGGTGACCAGGGTGCTCCGGAAGGCCGCGGTCGACAGGTCGTACCCGGACGACATCGTATACCAGTGTACCCTGCCGTTTACCTCGTTGGCTATGTACAGGCTGAAGCCGTCTGGCGCAAAGAACATTCCCCTCGGCGAGCCGCCCCGCACCGAGAGCGCGGAGAGGTCCTGCTCGGGGGCCGATGTATCATGGGGCCTGCTCAGTTCATACTGGTGTATCCCGTCGGATGCCGCCACGAATAGAAAGCTCCCGTCGCTCGAGAAAGTCAGGCCGTGGATCTCGCCGCTCTGCGGAGCCGCCGAAAAGGCGCCCATGTATGTGGCGCTGAGGATGCTGCCGCTTGTGCCCAGCGAGTACGTGTGGACTAAACTGCCCGTCCTGTCCGATATGTGCATGGTGTTCCCGTCGGGCGTTATTGATATGCCCCTGCCGTCGGCCACATTGACGGATATGTCAAACGACCGGGAATCAGATACGTCGGCGGTATCAGGCCTGAACTTTTCAGAGAGCGGCATCTGGTAGATGGTATCATCCCCCCTTATCACATACATCTGGCGGCCGTTTAGAGAGAAGGCGGCCCCGTATACATCGCCTGTTCCCGGCAGCGGATCGCTTCTCTTGTACCCTCCTGCTGTCTGGATGTTGTAGGGAACGGTCAGATCATACGAGTGCACCCTCGGCTGCTCGTCGCCGGTAACGAACAGGCGCAGCCCGCTGTCCGAAAAGGAGATGTGGTGTATCACCCCCGCCTGGGAGCCGACGTCCAGGCTGTTGCCGGCGAGCGCGGCTGTTCCTATGTCGAACCCCTCGCTTAATACGTACGGGTGGACCCAGTCCACAAAGTTGGTACGTCGGCCCCCTATCGCCATGAACAGGCCGTCTTCTGAGAACGCCACCGCCCTGTCCTCGATAAGCTCCACACCCGTGGTATATGACCTGAGGTACCGCGGGGAGGGGAGCTCGTGGCCCGTGGGAAACGAGCCATCCTCGCCTGTAACCGCCTGCGGGGAAAAGTAGAGGCTGGGGCCGTCGAACAGGCCCAGTGCGGTCTGGTCGGAACTGCTCAGGGGAATCTCCACCACTTCCGGGGGCGTCCCGGGCGTTCTGTTCCCCGACAGGGTGATCTCGCCCCTGCCGTCAGGATCCACAATGCGCATGCTGCTGCTATTCACCGAGAGTATCGGCCGGTCAAAGATGATCCTGAAGATTCCGAGCTCGCCGTCCAGCTGGGCCGACACCACGTACGGCGCCGGTTCGGGGCGCATTATATCCGACGGGAGCACATACCCGCAGTTGTCGGGATAGAGCTGCCCCGGCCCCGGGTTGTTTCCTGTTCCAAATAAGGACGGGTCGCCGCATACTGCATTGTTCGGTATTGACAGTCGGGAGCTCCTCCCCTCGGCGGCCAGTATATCCTCCCTGTTGTGCTCCCCCGGCAGCTCAAAGATATAGTCGCCGGTCATCGTCGAGTTGAGCGTGCACCTGGGATCGAGCGTCTCGTCTTCTACATCGCACTGCATCCAGTATGTCTGGGTGGGCAGCGCGTGCCCAAAGTCCACATGGTCCGGGTCCAGGCAGCTCGAAGATGTGCATGTAAAGCTCTGCGTCATCTTTATGGTAGAATTGGGGGCCATCCCGACGATCTCCACGCTGGATATATTGCCAGTTGGCCTGTACGGTGGGTAGTTGGAGTTGAGGTGCACCCCCTCCAGCAGGCCCACGTCGCCGTCGAGGGCCCCAGGCAGGACGCACTCTTCGGTTCCGTCTGTATATGTTATCTTTTGGGAATACGGAAAGAACGACTGTTGTACAACGTTGGTTACGCCCAAGTGTGAATAGTCATACGCGCCGACAAGGGAGCGGCTGTAGGTGCGGTCGTCGCAGCTAAACGCGGCAAAGTTGGACGAAAAGTCCAACGGGTTGGGTATTGCCTCCGAATACGCAAAGGCGCCCGCGGGTATCTGCGAGAACTCGCTGAACAGGTAATCTGCCCCGAGCCTGCCGCCCGAGTACGTGTATTCATAGTGTATCTTGTATATCTTGACCCCGTGCCCGCCCCACGCCACGGGCAGGCCCAGCTCCTCGCCGTTGGCGTAAACCTCTATCCTGCTACCCCGGTCCGACAGCAGGGGCTTGAATCCGTACAGCGGAATGCCAAAGGTTCCTCCGCCCTGGGGCACGCGCTCGAACTTGTAACTTGGCTGTATATGGTGAAAGTCCCGGTTGTTCGCCCTGTGGCCCTCCCCGGGATCCTCAGTAGAGCCTGGGGGATGCGCGTACGCATCCGGGGCAAGTGCGGCGATGCCGGCAATTGCCGCGGCTGCCAGCACGATCACGAGTATCCATGCCGGCCTGTACGCACCCACGATCATCCGCGCCACGCCGTGCCCATGGTCTCTGCCTAGAAACCCGGATAAAATATGTTTTTTACAGTAGCCCTGCCCGTGCGGATCCGGCGGCCCCCTGCCGGGCGTACCGGGTCCGGCGGGGCATCATGTGGGCTAAAGCGGGCCGGATCAGCCAAACAGGGATGCAAAGAACTCTATTATTCTGTCAAGGAAGCCCTGTTCTCTTGCCGCATCCGTTCCGGGCTCATCCACGGGCGCCTCGGGCGCGGGCTCCGGCTCGCCTTCACGCTCAGGTTCTGGGTCCATCTCGGGCTCTGGCGCCACCGGCTCCGGCGCAGGCTCTGGCACCACCGGTTCCGGTTCTGGCGCCACCTGTTCTGGCGCGGGCTCCGGCTCGACTGGCGCCGGCGCGGGATCCATCACCATGGCGACCGGCACGGGGCCCGCGCCCGCCATTATCGAATACCTGTCCCTGTCGTGGTTTGCCAGCACTATTCCCTGGCTGTCGCGAAGGGCTATGCTCATGGTTCCCGAGAACTCGCCCTCGAGCGGTATGTTCATGCCCTCGAGGAAGCCTCCGTTTGTCCTGACCGATGCACCAGACCCGGATATTGCCGACTGGGGATCACACGTATACAGCACGTCGGTTATCACCGGGTCCGTATCGCACTGCCTGCCAAAGAAGGATCCGACCCTGTTGTAGTATACGTCGGTGGTATCCCCGTCTGCCCCATGCAGCGAGACCTCCATGTCGAAGACGTTGAGCGTGCTCGGGGGGTTGAGCACCGGGCTTATCGCCAGGGTTCCGCCGGGGGCGGCGCTTACCGTCGAGACGCCGCGCAGTGCGTTCTCCCCGTCCGCCATGATGTCAAACGAGACGCTGAATCCCAGGCTGCCTCCGCCTATGATGGCGCCGGAGCTGCCGCCCCCTCCGCCGCCACCGCCGCCGCCCCTGCGCGGTAGCGGAGCCGGTGCCGGAATCTCCGCGGGCGTATGGGTGTACGCACCAAACGCGGAGAGTGCATGCGTCCATATTGCAAGGTCCGGCCCTGCATCCACCCGGCAGGCGCCACTCCCTGCATGTGCTGCCGCCGCCGCTGCACTGTCCGCGCTGCAGCGCGCACCTATCTCCGTGGTTATATTGTCCGAGTTTATGCGGTATCCGTCATTTCCAGCCCGCCCGGGCAGGGATATGCGGACAGGCTCGTTGAGCTCGATGTCCTCGTCCAGCTGTCCCACCTCTATGGAATTGCCCTGTAGGGTGCCGTCCAGGCCGGTTGGCACCCTGCCTGGATCCTCTATGGTTATCTGCCGCTCTGCAAGCCCGGACAGGTCCAGGTCTGCCGGCAGCAGGGCCGTGACCTCCCCGCTAGTTACGGTCACCGACGAGGGGAGCACTGCTGATCTGTTGTCGCCGGCGATCCCAAGATGCAGTATCGCCGGGATGCCCTCTGTAGTCTCGTCTATAACGGAGAACTCTGGCGGCATGTCCCCGTGCATTACAAGCAGGTTGTCGTCGTCCGTCATGGTTATAGTCTGATTGTCAAGTAGTGTCCTGCTTTCTAGGGAGAGGCTGTAATTGGCCGCCGTGAGCGGATTCCCCGCGGGATCCGTCACGTTCTCAAACCGGACCGTGATGCTTTGCGCCGTCAAAAATCCGTCTGTAGTGGTTACAAGTAGGTTGTTGCCAGCTATCAGCTCTGCCGATACACCGCCGGCGTCGCTCCCGTTTATCTTCAGCGTTATGCCGCTCCCGTCGGTACCTTCGTGAAGCGGCTCGTCGGCGGTGGCCTCCAGGGTGTTGTTTCCCGTCACCAGGATGCGCTCGATAGAGGGCCGCATGGTGTCTATTGTAACGTCCGAGCTGCCCGACAGAGATGACGGCGAGCCTGGCTGCGGCAGTGTGAGGTCGGCTGCCGCCCCGTTGCCGGCCGATATCGACCCCCCGTTGAGCACCAGCGCGTCTCTTCCCGCATAGGCGA
Coding sequences within it:
- a CDS encoding hypothetical protein (WD-40 repeat protein~COG3391), whose amino-acid sequence is MIVGAYRPAWILVIVLAAAAIAGIAALAPDAYAHPPGSTEDPGEGHRANNRDFHHIQPSYKFERVPQGGGTFGIPLYGFKPLLSDRGSRIEVYANGEELGLPVAWGGHGVKIYKIHYEYTYSGGRLGADYLFSEFSQIPAGAFAYSEAIPNPLDFSSNFAAFSCDDRTYSRSLVGAYDYSHLGVTNVVQQSFFPYSQKITYTDGTEECVLPGALDGDVGLLEGVHLNSNYPPYRPTGNISSVEIVGMAPNSTIKMTQSFTCTSSSCLDPDHVDFGHALPTQTYWMQCDVEDETLDPRCTLNSTMTGDYIFELPGEHNREDILAAEGRSSRLSIPNNAVCGDPSLFGTGNNPGPGQLYPDNCGYVLPSDIMRPEPAPYVVSAQLDGELGIFRIIFDRPILSVNSSSMRIVDPDGRGEITLSGNRTPGTPPEVVEIPLSSSDQTALGLFDGPSLYFSPQAVTGEDGSFPTGHELPSPRYLRSYTTGVELIEDRAVAFSEDGLFMAIGGRRTNFVDWVHPYVLSEGFDIGTAALAGNSLDVGSQAGVIHHISFSDSGLRLFVTGDEQPRVHSYDLTVPYNIQTAGGYKRSDPLPGTGDVYGAAFSLNGRQMYVIRGDDTIYQMPLSEKFRPDTADVSDSRSFDISVNVADGRGISITPDGNTMHISDRTGSLVHTYSLGTSGSILSATYMGAFSAAPQSGEIHGLTFSSDGSFLFVAASDGIHQYELSRPHDTSAPEQDLSALSVRGGSPRGMFFAPDGFSLYIANEVNGRVHWYTMSSGYDLSTAAFRSTLVTPWQTSPEGLYFPAGGTEMYTSGSSPAAVHRVALPGAYDTSSAVLMGQFDVSERDIDPSGVALSDDGTRMLVAGGANNIVYQYGLGTPYNVTGAAYEGGLELDMITPTDLAFSRQGDALYVSDDEGQVHHFALDAAYNVLNATRVGSFFTGVESLEALSFSDDGRTLFGLDEGNRVMAYFEFGGYPVTSTNNITVLEEPGIAEVDSTGIHAGDSPGVLEIGRSASFFLYPEDDPGGPVILDEYELEHVRKRNSASAPAAADAASAELRSPPIALISAELGADGLLQVAFDRPLVAANASRMEINDGTTSLGAEDAEPVDAEPHIVSFRFDPNATGALNQTSLELIFGAGAVEGPNGKIFPEQFVIPGPAYHDSMLTLGDSIHPKGIAISPGGTTMIGAGFAVLDGAERGILFEYHLGEIFDVSGAGLAGGGIALVDGGGPAGSAHIVAGAAESRPTDVRVVPGGMQAFVVGSTTDTVYEFSMAEPYNISTAAFSSGSLDVSGEDAEPAGLAFSRDGRSMYVAGAAGGAIHQYTLGGPYNLTGASHSGSVQVDGQAGVPRGVQFSADGARMFVVGDTNSVHVYSTDSFDATAAVYEGALDALWSPTIQGIDFSIDGRHLYVAGEDAGSGRMGESAAHTGDAIHRFDLDAPYDVFPPVPTEITVADSTPTGVVFSPDGLQMLVSGTGNNSVYGYTLQDPYVITGAEYNGTSLDTEQGAQGQGDPRGLAVSDDGTSLFITGVDPPAVHTFSLQSPYDVEGATISASVLDDTQILAVGGSVPESIAFSADGTRLFIVEESTDRVYQFILQEPYNVSAAASNGSYRLEEPSYTASSSLMPLRESLPTSVAFSNDGTSMFISGDEHNIIYAHSLGTPFDVTTAEYTGGFAMAGSLLGLAFSDDGLNMFTVDGIPDTISRYALASYPLKGAQGIEVSDEPGTRDSVVIAHDRKTGDSPAVNDGIWAVFMGEITAGDAPSIIDGGVRNATGITRENATGKSEPGVGDGAAADHIRVLKANDTLGITDDGVRGVMGEITGVDAPSIIDGGVNNATGITRENATGKSEPGVVDGATAVPENTRMAESMPGVVDGARIIYMGVITADDTPSIADEGARNVMGKHERMGRSMPEVLDGARIIYMGDIMAADTPSIADEGARNVMGMHERMGRSMPGVLDGAKAELEDTANGKSTPEVDDGATITRMWEISAYDTPGLMDAIRTGPVVLSVSAASTTESEGGTVSITVTFSEPVNVTGAPSLELETGASAVYVSGSGSTEILFRYTVAAGHTSDDLAYTGTGALALNGGAIFAADNGAAADLTLPPPGSSLSLSGSSDVRIIVPDVPRPAPAPLPRRGGGGGGGGGGGGGAIGSVTLGGSDVGYGVGFDFAAGGESIQLDGTRIRAEPGSALTISPYRTPEGGLSIFDMEVILTGDGGSSTIAYNRIGSFLDRTCPVGPEEAAWFYVCDAASIIAPDGAYYGTGAGTLESFTVQFEGEFSGMLSIMLRDNQGIVMASHASDVYAVDLLPAAVPQEPAPAALVPEMDPEPVMDPEPEVESVIEPVIESVIEPVAESVPEPVAESEPERAPESEPAADPAEEPGFFDSIIAFFQSLFE